The DNA window tggacctaaagaaggagatggctaaattaggagtcataaccgaatggtctgaagtccttaagaaatccgctagtttcttaaccgccgaatcatattggcgaatcgttgagtcccttttgtctgattctataaagaggacattatctgggtcgatgtttgcgtccctacgtgccgcaaacttcatgaaatccacaaagttagggttttggctatccttgaggaatctgacacagtccgagtttggaccacctgggtcagtttggggaatgggatccggaagggacggagtttcaactcgaggaggagaggaaaccaactgctctttggccagtgaggtgccactaaagctactgccccgttgaaggagcggagtttgtgcaagactttcagtagaagattcactggagggaataagaagatcttctgccaatggttccaatccagggttaatgcgtccatggcataagcctgagggtccaggttcggtgtcacataacatgggagtttgtgattgagtcgggtcgcgaatagatctacctggagacctggaaccagcctgagtatccaccggaaggagtgcatgtccagggaccactccgattccagtgggctcgtcctggataatgcatctgctatcacattctggactcctgctaggtgagttgctgacaggaaccagtctttgtcggctgccaaggtgaagatagtgaccaggacctgattcaggttgggtgatttggaccccccctgttgaggcagtggactacggccgtactgtctgagactactctgatgtgggtcgacctcggaggggagattctcttcagggtcaagaacaccgccatggcttcgagaacattgatatggaactgtctcatggcgggtgaccaagagccctgaaacatctgatgttgggagtaacccccccaaccactcagagacgcgtcggtatgaattgtcacttgtggagaggggaactgtagaggaaccgacttggagaggttcctccgatcggaccatggttgtagtctcattttcaagacagaggggatcttcgaggtcttgtctcttaaaggtattgtcgccctctttctccaaactcgattgatgtctttgagtttggcttttaataggagatcggtcagtgaggcaaactggagtaggccgaggactcgttctaaagctcttctggacacctgtttgtgtttgagaaagttcctgaccttggaagctatctccctcaccttcttgtgaggaagggagagcttgtgctttgagaggtcccaacggatgcctaaccattcgaagaggcttgatggttgtaggcgggacttccggaggttgacttggaagcccagtttggcgagaaaatggagtaccttcgacgtagctctgttgcattcctggtgcgactgggcccaaatgagccaatcgtccagataggcgacgatttgtatcccttggtgtctgagttgctcgagcaccgtctcccccagtttcgtgaataccctgggggcaatgctgagaccgaagggcatgactttgaatgcgaaggctctcttgccgagacggaagcctaggtaaggagagaagtttcgagctactgggacatgataataggcgtcggtaagatcgatagaggtggtgacggccccacggggaagtaaggtccgtacctgagagatagtcagcatacggaacttgtcgcaaaggatgtaagagttgagcttcgacaagtccagaactaccctcaacgccgacgagtctttcttcgggactgtaaacaggcggccttggaatttcagggatcgaacccgcttgattgctctcttcttgagtaactccgcagtgtactcttccaggatgggagtgggtctctggaagaaggtcaccggtggaggaggggatccctgtgaccatttccaacccaagccccttgatattatgctgtgagcccatggactgaaggtccaatgatcccggaagtgataaagtctccctcctaccggcatcacatcattgggagggagtgaatttagggcccctccctccacgggaaccccttgctctaggcccgccgcgttggcggaactgtcctctacctctggaactccctctttggtatccacgaaaggaaccagaggattcgtaggcagggttgtatgcaggtgagggcatccaagaggggttgggctgtgtaccagggggagcagcgaggtagactacctgctgaggaggcgcctgttgtcgagaagtcgaggccgcggaaggctgtggtgacgaggtaccccgggccgccttgtaaggactaaacctctgcttcttcttgaagaacgtgtgtctggggttcgaacctctttttggctgagagaccccaccttacctgcaaattctggtttgccctcgctgcgtcctgaagaaccttatccacctcggtctgagggaagagggtcttaccccagcaggaggaagctatcagtctgttcggctcatgcctgatggtggcctccgacagaacgaacttcctgcaactaacccgagctgaccagaagtcatggagatctatttggtaggatagcagctggttctttgtggcgactctgaacagtgtttcctctgggtaaagagatgctagggactccatagaggtgatggattggagggacctagcaagtctagtacgggtctcgaactcagttttgagaagactctctattaatcttggaagcttctcagagaaaagagtagaggcacagtccgggtctagtttccccaccgtgaaggtagaggccgcagcatcccaggctgccgaggaacccggaataagcaaagaggtggggtccgtctccttgagagcaggcatggaagagccttctttgatggcctgtatagtcagctctgtgactttgtctatgagcggcaaagagatggaggccgctgtcgtaaaaatagtgtaggaacctttgtgaggggtgagcttggagttaatacacccccactctgatagtgttctggcccagatagcctgggcctgctcttttggaaatatgaccgtttccttcggtaccttgtccatacggaccaatgcatgttcctttaaccgtacaaaaccattgaacgggaatgctaggcccgggggatagaactccaggtcctctagagggcgggtgcccatgccctccagagttagggagccatctacgaatggagcatgcaaagcaaaccgccaaggattgtttttatcgaagggcggcagcttcgatgcgtctggggcagaagggggaggaaactgagttccagcgcggatcagagtagccatcatatccttaatctctgttattgcaccagagtgatgttgaacttgatccctgaccaatcctttgatcagttggatggggaggagatcagcccagggtacctgaaagtcacccgttggttttttcttggatttggtagacttagacttcttaggagtagtggttttacgaggagcaatatgaatatcaggagctgtcgagggtccggggaccggtgacgttgatactggcaaagctgaagtcttataagttcgaagtggcttcaccttgggtcgtacggaggcagagggatcccgaggagaagccttagagttatcaaaacctagaaaggaagaggtaggagagggagtaggagagaaaagggtttccaccaactcggcaccacttacctgctcgtccctgggttctacgtctatatccagacccgccatgtccatcggtacgaggggttcgtcctccacggaaatggtagccctgacttcttcaattaaaggggcagcaaggtcaggggagactgcagcagtagtcgagcctgggaagagacgggaggccatatccccatcgaggagatagggtg is part of the Palaemon carinicauda isolate YSFRI2023 chromosome 15, ASM3689809v2, whole genome shotgun sequence genome and encodes:
- the LOC137654791 gene encoding uncharacterized protein; this translates as MASRLFPGSTTAAVSPDLAAPLIEEVRATISVEDEPLVPMDMAGLDIDVEPRDEQVSGAELVETLFSPTPSPTSSFLGFDNSKASPRDPSASVRPKVKPLRTYKTSALPVSTSPVPGPSTAPDIHIAPRKTTTPKKSKSTKSKKKPTGDFQVPWADLLPIQLIKGLVRDQVQHHSGAITEIKDMMATLIRAGTQFPPPSAPDASKLPPFDKNNPWRFALHAPFVDGSLTLEGMGTRPLEDLEFYPPGLAFPFNGFVRLKEHALVRMDKVPKETVIFPKEQAQAIWARTLSEWGCINSKLTPHKGSYTIFTTAASISLPLIDKVTELTIQAIKEGSSMPALKETDPTSLLIPGSSAAWDAAASTFTVGKLDPDCASTLFSEKLPRLIESLLKTEFETRTRLARSLQSITSMESLASLYPEETLFRVATKNQITSSG